The Nostoc sp. 'Peltigera membranacea cyanobiont' N6 genome contains the following window.
AAACCTGTGGTTGAACAACAAAAGCAAGAGCCAGAAATTCCATATCTGACACGCATCCAAGTACTTGGGGCAATGGGAGCGACTGCAATCATTTTGTTGATAGTCGCCAAATTGTCATTGCACTTTGGTAACTTTTCCCTATTTTCCTGGAAGTGGAACCAGAAGGATTTGCTGTTGGGTGTAGGATTGGGGTTTGTCATCACCGCGTTAAGTGGCATAGCCTATCGCGTTTGGACTCCCTACCGTAAAAGTGCAGATTATTATTTAGAAGTGGTACTAAAGCCCTTAGCCTTACCAGATTTAATTTGGTTGGGGTTGCTACCGGGTTTGAGTGAAGAATTATTATTTCGGGGTGTAATGCTGTCAGCTTTAGGCTTGGATAATGTCGCTGTCATTGTATCTAGTCTTTGCTTTGGCATCTTGCATTTTAGCGGTTCTCAACAATGGCCTTATGTGATTTGGGCAACGATTGTTGGGATGATATTGGCATATAGCGCCTTGCTCACGGGAAACTTATTAGTGCCGATTGTCGCTCACATGATTACTAATTGGACTTCTAGCTATTTCTGGAAAATGTGGCAATTGCGACAATTAAAAAATATGTAGAAATCAGTGCGTAGGCGTAGCCCAACCCAGGCATCGCCTATGATTATGGCGGGAGCCTTCTCTCGGAATTAGGTAAATCTTAAGTAAAAGTTGCTGCCCAGATCCCCGACTATTGAAAAAGTCGGGTATCTAAATTCAGCTTAAGTAAGTGACGTTAAGGTTAGTGGATTTTTGGATGAAGAAGCTGCCAGAGCGATCGCTAATGGTAAAATTCGATGTTCCTGAATTTGAATCCTGGCATGGAGTGTTTCTGCTGTATCATCTGGCAATACTGGGACTGCGGCTTGCATTAAAATTGGGCCGCTATCCATTTCTAAACAAGCTATATGTGCCGTACAACCAGTAATTTTTACCCCAGATGCCAAAGCTTGTTCTACAGCATGGATTCCCTTGAAACTAGGTAACAAACTAGGATGGATATTAATAATCCTCTCAGGAAAGGCATCAATAAAAACTGAGGTTAACAATCGCATCCAACCCGCCAAAATCACCCATTCCACATCGTAGTGTCGCAATGTCTGCACAATTTTCTCATCCAACTCTTCTCGAATTTTATAGTTGCGATGATTCAACAAAACAGCTTCTACACCTCTATTGGCTGCTCTGACGGCTGCTTTCGCCGAGGGGTTATTGTAAATTAAAACTTGAATTTGGGCATTTAGCTGTCCATCTTGGATAGCTTGAGCAACTACATCAAAATTGCTGCCATTCCCAGAAGCCATAATTCCCAGTTTTAAAGGTGCGACTTGCTGGCAATCGCTAATGCTGGGAGAAACCAAGCTAGGGGTAGAATCAGGGCGGAAGGTCATAAACAGCTAAGAGGGAATAATTATAGATGCCAAAACCAAAAATAGATACTAAGTCGTGGTTGGATAATGATACAGCAGCAGCCTGGATTTTTCTCACACCAGCACTAATTTTACTAGGCGTTTTTATCATTTGGCCGATCGCCTATTTGTTTTACCTCAGCTTCACTGCTGGTAGCTTCACTATAAAAGGTATTTATTGGATAGGCTTAAAAAACTATTGGCGCTTGCTACTCGACTCCGACTTCTGGCAAGTTCTGGGTAACACCTTTTATTTTACAATTGCTACCATCATTCCCAGTATAGTTATTTCCTTGGGCTTGGCAGTGCTATTAAACCGCTCTATTCCCTTGCGAGGTATTTTGCGGAGTGCCTATTTTTTGCCTTCAATTATCTCACTGGTGGCAGCCGGTTTGGGATTTCGCTGGCTGTTTCAAACATCAGGGCCAGTTAACGGACTTTTAGATTTTTTTGGCATTCCAGCTATCCCCTGGCTAGGAGATACATTTTGGGCAATGCCGGTAATTATTTTAATGAGTATTTGGAAACAACTGGGTTTCAATATGGTAGTTTTTTTAGCCGGGTTGCAAGCAATTCCTCCCAGTCGTTATGAAGCGGCAGATTTAGATGGAGCAAATGCTTGGCAACAATTTTGGTATATTACTCTGCCTGGATTGCGCCCT
Protein-coding sequences here:
- a CDS encoding CPBP family intramembrane glutamic endopeptidase gives rise to the protein MVEQQKQEPEIPYLTRIQVLGAMGATAIILLIVAKLSLHFGNFSLFSWKWNQKDLLLGVGLGFVITALSGIAYRVWTPYRKSADYYLEVVLKPLALPDLIWLGLLPGLSEELLFRGVMLSALGLDNVAVIVSSLCFGILHFSGSQQWPYVIWATIVGMILAYSALLTGNLLVPIVAHMITNWTSSYFWKMWQLRQLKNM
- the purN gene encoding phosphoribosylglycinamide formyltransferase is translated as MTFRPDSTPSLVSPSISDCQQVAPLKLGIMASGNGSNFDVVAQAIQDGQLNAQIQVLIYNNPSAKAAVRAANRGVEAVLLNHRNYKIREELDEKIVQTLRHYDVEWVILAGWMRLLTSVFIDAFPERIINIHPSLLPSFKGIHAVEQALASGVKITGCTAHIACLEMDSGPILMQAAVPVLPDDTAETLHARIQIQEHRILPLAIALAASSSKNPLTLTSLT
- a CDS encoding carbohydrate ABC transporter permease, with translation MPKPKIDTKSWLDNDTAAAWIFLTPALILLGVFIIWPIAYLFYLSFTAGSFTIKGIYWIGLKNYWRLLLDSDFWQVLGNTFYFTIATIIPSIVISLGLAVLLNRSIPLRGILRSAYFLPSIISLVAAGLGFRWLFQTSGPVNGLLDFFGIPAIPWLGDTFWAMPVIILMSIWKQLGFNMVVFLAGLQAIPPSRYEAADLDGANAWQQFWYITLPGLRPTAIFAIITTAIFTLRSFEQVYVMTGGGPLNSTNLLVYYIYQEAFAQFDFGYAAAGATILLAVTMVLVYLQLQTWGEE